ATCCAGCACGTCTACGAGACCTACGGGCGCGAGAACGCCGCCCAGGTCGCCAACGTCATCCAGTACCGCCCCAAGAACGCCATCCGCGACACCGCGAAGGCGCTCGGCCACCCGCCGGGGCAGCAGGACGCCTGGTCGAAGCAGGTCGAGCGCTGGGGCGCCTCGCTCACGAGCGCGGGCGACCACGACATCCCCGCCCCCGTGACCGAGCTCGCGCAGGAGATGCTCGGGCTGCCCCGGCACCTCGGCATCCACTCGGGCGGCATGGTGCTCACCGACCGGCCGGTGGGCGAGGTCGTGCCGATCGAGCACGCCCGCATGGAGCGGCGCACCGTCATCCAATGGGATAAGGACGACGCCGCCTGGATGGGCCTCGTGAAGTTCGACCTCCTGGGGCTCGGGATGCTCGCCGCCCTCCAGCACTGCTTCGACCTCGTGGAGGAGCACACGGGCGAGCACTGGACCCTCCAGAGCATGCCCAAGGAGGAGCCGGCCGTCTACGACATGCTCTGCCGCGCCGACTCGATCGGGGTCTTCCAGGTCGAGAGCCGCGCCCAGATGGGCCTGCTCCCGAGACTCCAGCCGCGGCGCTTCTACGACCTCGTCGTGCAGATCGCGCTCGTGCGCCCCGGCCCCATCCAGGGCGGCGCCGTGCATCCCTTCGTGCGGCGCAAGCTCGGGCAGGAGCCCGTGACCTACCTCCACCCCAAGCTCGTCGAGCCGCTCGAGCGCACCCTCGGGGTGCCGGTCTTCCAGGAGCAGCTCATGCAGATGGCGGTCGCGATCGGCAACTGCTCCGGCGAGGACGCCGATCAGCTGCGCCGGGCGATGGGCTCCAAGCGCGGACTCGAGAAGATCGAGCGGCTCCGCGAGACGCTCTACACGGGGATGGCGGCGAACGGGCTGACGGGCGAGGTGGCCGACGAGATCTACCAGAAGATCCAGGCCTTCGCGAACTTCGGCTTCGCGGAGAGCCACTCGCTGAGCTTCGCGCTCCTCGTCTACGCCTCCTCCTGGCTCAAGCTCCACTACCCCGCGGTGTTCCTCGCGGGGCTGCTCCGCTCGCAGCCGATGGGCTTCTACTCGCCCTCGACGCTCACCGCCGACGCGCGACGGCACGGGGTCGTCGTGCGCCGCCCCGACCTCCTCCGCTCGGGTGCCGAGGCGGGGCTCGAGCCGCTCGACCTCGCGGCCCCGCCGGGCGCCCGGCCGCCGTCGGGGCTCACCGCCTGCGTCGAGCCCCGCCAGCCCGAGGATCCGGGCTACGACCCCGACGCCCCGGTGCGGGATGCCGAGCACCGGCGGGACGGCGAGCACGCGGTCCGGCTGGGGCTGGCCGGGGTGCGCACGATCGGCGCGGCCCTCGCGGAGCGCCTCGTCGCCGAGCGCACCGAGCGCGGCCCCTGGCAGAGCATGGAGGACCTCGTGCGGCGCACGGGGCTCACCACCCCGCAGCTCGAGGCGCTGGCGGCGGCGGGCGCCTTCGACGGCATGGGCCTCGGGCGGCGGGAGGCCATGTGGCGGGCCGGGAGCGCCGCGCTCGACCGGGTCGAGTTCCTCGCGGGGAGCGTGACGAGCATCCAGCCGCCGCTCTTCCCCGACCCGAGCGCCTACGAGACCCTCGCGGCCGACCTCTGGACGACGGGCATCTCGACGGAGGACCACCCCATGGCGCACTTCCGCGCCGGGCTGGACGAGCGCGGCGTGCTGGCCCACGGCGTGCTGCGAGACACCGAATCGGGACGCCGCATCGAGGTCGCGGGCGTCGTCACCCACCGGCAGCGGCCGGCGACCGCGAGCGGCATCACCTTCCTCAACCTCGAGGACGAGACGGGTCTCACGAACGTCATCATCTCGGTCGGGGTGTGGGGCCGCTACCGTCGCGTCGTGCGCGACTCGCCCGCGCTCATCGTCCGCGGCATCCTGGAGCGCAGCAGCGAAGGCGTCGTGAACCTCGTCGCCGACCGCGTGGAGGCGCTGGGGGTGGGCGTCAGCCACCGCTCCCGGGACTTCCAGTGACCGGCCAGACGTAGGGCAGGTCGTCGGGCACCTCGCCGAAGCGCGGCCGGTAGAACTCGGGATCCTTCCGCACGAGGTTCGAGCGGTGGGAGCGATGCAGCGCCTCGTCGCCCAGCCACGGCGGCAGCTCGAGCGAGTCCTGCGGCGCGCCGTCGACCTCGGGGGCGAACTCGAGGATCGTCGACCGTGTCGAATCCGCGTGACCCAGTGCCGTCCAGGCGTCCGTCATCGCGAGACCGTAGGCGGTGAGCGCCGGGAGGAAGCCCGACCACATGCGCGCCGCGGGGTGATGGCGCCAGCCGTAGCCGGGCACCGTGTTCGCGCGGAGCAGCTGGAGCGCCTCGACCCGCTGCTTGCCGAGGCGGCGCGGATCGAGCACCGCCGCGCTCTGGGCGAAGGACGGGTACGGGAGGAAGGTCTGCACCCTCCGACGCTAGGCGGCGGCGCGCCGCGTCCGCATGCTGCTCAGTGACCGTGGAGGCCGCGGCGGAGGTGGTCGATGCGCGCCTGCAGCTGCGTGACGGTCGCCCGCGCGACCTCCGGCCCGCCGCAGACCCGACGGACCTCGGCATGGACCTGGCCGTGGGTGCGCCCCGAGCCGCGCGCCTCGATCGAGACGAGGCTGTTGAGGAGCTTCCGCTGCTCGGAGAGGGTGCGGTGCAGCGCCGCGGGCGAGGACTGCTCGGCCACGTCGACCGCGCCCGGATCCCGGCGCCGCCGCTCCTCGGCTCGCCGCGACTGCCTCGACTGCCGCTGGCGCAGCAGATCGCTCACCTGCTCCGGCTCGAGGATCCCCGGCAGCCCGATGAAGTCCCACTCCTCGTCGGTGCCGGGCTCGGCGAGCTGACCGAACTCGTGACCGTCGTAGACGACCTTCTCGAAGGTCGCGACCGAGCCGAGCGCCTTCCACTCGAACTCGTCGACCAGGGCGTCGGAGGCCTGCTCCTCGCGGTTCGCCGCATCCAGCATCGAGTCGTCGAGGAGGCCGTCCTCCCCGCTCGACTCGCGGTCGAGGGCGTGGTCGCGCTCGCGCTCGAGCTCGGCCGCCAGCCCGAGCAGCACCGGAACGCTCGGGAGGAAGACCGATGCGGTCTCGCCGCGGCGACGAGCCCGCACGAAGCGGCCGATCGCCTGCGCGAAGAACAGCGGCGTCGACGCGCTCGTGGCGTACACGCCGACGCAGAGCCGCGGCACGTCGACACCCTCCGACACCATCCGCACCGCGACCATCCACCGTTCGTCGCTCGTCGAGAACGCGTCGATGCGCGCGCTCGCCTCCGCCTCGTCGCTGAGGACGACGACGGGACGTCGTCCCGTGATCTGGGCGAGGATGTCGGCGTAGGCCCGCGCCACCGTCTGATCGGTCGCGATGACGAGCCCGCCCGCGTCCGGGATCGACTGCCGCACCTCGCTGAGCCGGCGGTCCGCGGCCCGCAGCACGGCCGAGACCCACTCGCCCTCGGGGTCGAGCGCGGCGCGCCAGGCCTGCGAGGTCACGTCCTTCGTGTCGCCCTGGCCGAGGGTCGCCTCCATCTCCTCGCCCTGTCGCGTGCGCCAGCGCATCGAGCCCGCGTACGACAGGAACATGACCGGCCGGACGACGCCGTCCTTGAGGGCGTGCCCGTAGCCGTAGCTGTAGTCGGCCTGCGAGAGGCGGATGCCGCGGCGGTCGCGCTCGTAGCGGACGAAGGGGATCGGCGCCGTGTCGCTGCGGAACGGCGTGCCCGAGAGCGAGAGGCGGCGGACGGCGGGCTCGAAGGCCTCCCGCACGGCGTCGCCCCAGGAGAGCGCGTCGCCGCCGTGGTGGACCTCGTCGAGGATGACGAGGCTGCGCGCCGACTCGGTGAGCCGACGGTGCACCGAGGCCCGGACCGCCACCTGCGCGTAGGTCACGACGACGCCCTGATAGTGCCGCGCCTCCTGCCCGTGGCGGTTCGTGAAGCGAGGGTCGAGGCGGATGCCGGCGCGATGCGCCGCGTCCGCCCACTGCACCTTGAGGTGCTCGGTGGGGGCCACGACCGTGACGCGGTCGACGATGTCGTTCTGGAGCAGGATCGAGGCGAGCCGGAGCGCGAAGGTCGTCTTGCCCGCCCCCGGCGTCGCCGAGACGAGGAAGTCGCGCGGCTGCTCGCGGAAGTAGGCCTCGATGGCCTCCTCCTGCCACGCGCGGAGCTTCGAGACGGTGCCCCAGGCGGCGCGATCCGGGAAGCTCGGCGAGAGCTGCTCGGCAGCCGCGGACCCGTGCGGATGCGCGGTCGGGTCGGGGCTGCTCACCCGATGAGACGATACCGTCACTGGATCGGCATCCGCCGACGCGACCCGCGCCCGATGAGGCTCGCCGGCTGCACCGCCGCCGCGCCGAAGCGCGCCGCGACCTGGTCGACGAGCTGCTCGCTCTCGCGCCACTGCTCGTCCTCGTCCCAGAGGCCGAGCGCGGCGACCTCGCCGCCGAGCTGCTCGGCCCGCACGCCGATGAGGCGCACCGGCCGGCCGCCCTGGGCGGCCTGATCGTAGAGCGAGCGCGCCTCCTCGGCGAGGCGACGGCCGAGATCGGTCGGCTCGGCGAGCGTGCGGCTGCGGGTCACGGTGGTGAAGTCCTCGAAGCGGAGCTTGAGCACGACGGTGCGGGCCGTCACGCCCGCACGGCGGAGCCGGGCCCCGACGCCGTCGGCGAGACGGAGGAGCTCGCGGTGCAGCTGCTCGCGGTCGACGACGTCGTGCTCGAAGGTCGTCTCGTGGCCGATGCTCTTCTCCTCGCGGCTCGTCTCGACGGAGCGGGGATCGCGCCCCCAGGCGAGCTCGTGGAGCCGGGCCGCACCCGCGTCCCCGATCACGGAGCGGAGCGTCTCGACCGGGGTCTCGGCGAGATCCCCGATCGTCCGGAGGCCGAGGCGCGAGAGCTGCTCCTCCGTCCGCCCGCCGACGCCCCAGAGCGCGGAGACCGGCAGGGGGTGCAGGAACGCGACCGTGTCGGCCGGCGGGACGACGAGCAGGCCGTCCGGCTTCGAGCGGCTCGAGGCGAGCTTGGCGACGAACTTCGTCGCCGCGGCGCCGACCGAGCAGTCGAGCCCCGTCTCGGCGTGGACGCGCTCGCGGATGCGGGTGCCGATCGCGAAGGGCCCGCCGAGCAGGCGGCGCGCGCCGGCGACGTCGAGGAAGGCCTCATCGATGCTGAGCGGCTCGAGCGCCGGGGTCACCTCGCCGAGGAGCTCCATGACCCGGCGACTCGCCGCCTGGTAGCGGTCGAAGTGCGGCTCGAGGACGACGGCCTGAGGGCAGCGGCGCAGCGCGAGCGCCATGGGCATCGCCGAGTTCACGCCGAAGCGACGCGCCTCGTAGGTCGCCGCGGTGACGACCGAGCGGCTCGACCGGTGGCCGACGATGACCGGCCGACCGCGCAGCTCGGGCCGCTCGAGCAGCTCGACGGAGGCGTAGAACGCGTCCATGTCGACGTGCAGGATCGTCGCGCCGGCCTCGCCATGCGGCGCCGTGACGCTCACCTGGCGGCCGCGGCCGTCCTGCTTGCTCATGCCCACATCCTCGCACCCGGCACCGACGTTCCGCGGGCGCGCCCGGAACACGGAGGAGGGGCGCCGGCCGATCGGCCGACGCCCCTCCGGGTCCGGTGTCCGCGGCTAGGCGCGGCTGCCCCGGCGACCCGTGATGGCGCCGTAGACGAGCAGGACGATGATCGCCCCGCCGACGGCGAGCAGGATGCTGCCGAGGTTGAGGCCGTCCACCGGCTCGTTGAAGAGCAGCGAGCCCAGCCATCCGCCGAGGAGCCCGCCGACGATGCCGATGATGATCGTCACGATGATGCCGCCGGGCTGCTTGCCCGGCAGGATGAGCTTGGCGATGGCGCCCGCGATGAGTCCGAGCACGATCCAGGCGAGAATGCCCATGTCTTTTCGACCTCCCAGTGTCGTCCGCATCCCCGTCGTGTGGGGACGCATCAAGCCAACACCTGCCGGAACCGGAGGGCAATCAGGAGTCGCCTGGGCGTGACCTGGCGCCCAGCTGAGTGTCGCGAAAAGAACGCCCGGACGAGTGGTACCCGGCGAAACGCGCGCGGATGCCGATGCGGGACGCCGGAGACGAGGCATCCTGGACGCATGCAGCAGTCCCACCCCTGGTCGCGCTACGTCGCCATCGGCGACTCCTTCACCGAGGGCATCGGGGACCCCGAGCCCCGCAGCCCGGGAGGCCACCGCGGCTGGGCGGACCGCGTCGCCGAGGTGCTCGGCAGCGGCACCGAGGACTTCGCCTACGCCAACCTCGCGATCCGCGGCCGCCTCCTCCAGCAGATCCTCGACGAGCAGGTCGACGCCGCGCTCGAGCTCCGGCCGGACCTCATCACCATCTCGGCCGGCGGCAACGACATCATCCGCCCCGGCACCGACCCCGACGAGGTCGCCGAGCGGCTCGGACGGGGGCTCGCCCGGCTCGGCCGCGACGGCGCGACCGTCGTCGTCTTCAACGGACCGGACATCGGCGGCACCCCCGTCCTCGGGCGGATCCGCGGCAAGGTCGCGATCTACAACGAGAACGTCCGCGCCGTCGCCGCCCGCCACGATGCCGTCGTCGCCGACATGTGGGCGCTCCGCGAGCTCGCCGACTCCCGGATGTGGGCGCCCGACCGGCTCCACTTCTCGCCCGTCGGTCACCAGGCGATCGCCAGAATGGTGCTCGCGGCGCTCAACGTGCCCAACGACCTCGAGGCCTTCGAGGCGGAGCCGCTCCCGCCGCGGCCCTGGCGCGAGGCGCGCTCCGAGGACATCGGCTGGGCGCGCGAGTACCTCGTGCCGTGGGTGCTGCGCCGCGTGCGCCACCAGTCCTCCGGAGACGGCATCCTCCCGAAGCGGCCCGAGCCCGGCGTCGTCCGCCGGGGCGAGGGCGCCGGCAGCTGAGCGCGCCGGACGGGCGGGTCAGTCCAGCAGCGCGACCGGATTCGTCAGCCGCCAGGAGGCACCCGGATCGGTGATGGCGCGCGAGAGCTCCAGGGCGACCTCCACCTGCCGATCCCCCGCCGTCGCGATCACCGAGCCGACCTCCGCGCCCCGGGCGGTCACCGCCAGGGGCGACGCGTCGACGAGCGTCGTCACCGGCGAGTCGGACCAGGTGACGATCCGCGCCTCCTCGGCGGCCACCGCATCCGCGCGCTGTCCCCACTCCGTGCGGTAGCTCGCGAAGACCTGGCCGGGCTCCGCCACCACGACCTCGCGGAACCCCGCCTGCGCCGTCTTCAGGAGCGCGAGGATGCCGCGGTTGAGCTCGCCGTGATCGGGCCCCGGGCCCCCGAGGACGACCCCGACGACCGTCACCTCCTCCTCCCCGACCGCGAAGGTCGACGAGAACAGCAGATTCGCGGCCGTGCCGAGGGTGCCCGTCTTGATGCCGTCCACGCCGAGATCGCCGAGGAGGGCGTTCGTGTTGCGCAGCTGTCCCAGATCGTGCATCTCGAGACGCGACGTGCCGACGATCTCGCGCACGACCGGATCCCGCAGCGCGATGCGGCCCAGCTCGACGAGATCCGAGGCTCGGGCTCGGTTGTCCGCCGAGAGGCCGGTCGGCTCGACGACCACCGTGTTCTCCAGCCCGTGCTCCGCGAGCCACGCCGCGGCCGCCGAGCGGAAGGCCTCGAGCGAGCCGGTCGACCAGATCGCCAGCGACCCCGCGTAGTTGTTCGCCGACTTGACGAGGGTCAGCTCCAGCAGCTCCCGCTGCGTGAAGGCGAGTCCCGCCGCGACCGGCACCACGCTGCCGTTCTGCGCCAGGTACCGGTCGTAGAGCGCCGCGTCCGCCGCCGTCATCTCGATCGACGGACCCGCCTCGTCGACGCCGAGCGGCTTCGCGTCGAGCGCGACGAGCGCCGTCACCACCTTCGTGATGCTCGCGATCGGCAGCGCCTTCTCCTGCCCGTCCTGTGCGAGCACGCCCGGGATGTCGAGCGCGCCGATCGCCGAGGCGCCGTAGCCGGGGAAGTCGAGCTCCGCGGCCGCCTGCGTCGCCGACGGCTGCTCCGCGACCACCGCGGTGGCCGCATCCAGCGGGGCGAGGAGCGTCAGCGGCAGGTAGATCGCCGTCGCGAGCACGGCGGCGAGCGTGCCGAAGACGGCGGCGCGGCGACGGCGGTAGATCTGTCGTCGGGTGAGGGGCACCACGGAATCGTATGCGCCGGGCGTCGCCCCGCCGCTCAGACCCGCCCGCCGTCGACCGAGCGGCCGTAGGCGACCTCCTCGTCCGGCA
The Homoserinibacter sp. YIM 151385 DNA segment above includes these coding regions:
- a CDS encoding error-prone DNA polymerase, translated to MGWSNPPVSWSEFERALSDRRRPNDRPPDVDGGDSPAWSLKRPRYRQPEDIVRDETAPPYAELHAHSSYSFLDGASSPEELVEEAERLGLHALALVDHDGFYGLVRFAEAAEPAALHTVFGAELSLGLSGPQNGEPDPEGAHLLVLARGEEGYHRLSGAITAAQLAGGEKGRPVYDLDELAERARDDTGTSTWRILTGCRKGAVRQALRSGGAAAAGAALDRLTARFGRDSVVVELHDHGLPLDSEHNDALAALAAERGLPVVATGNVHYASPDRRRLADALAAVRAQRSLDELEGWLPAAGAAHLRSGHEMQARFARYPGAVARTVELADELAFPLRRAKPALPRQRVPEGHTPMSWLRQLVWEAVPERYPELREEDRARIERELAVIEQKDFPGYFLIVHGIVDYARGRGILCQGRGSAANSAVCYLLGITAIDAIFYRLPFERFLSSLRDEEPDIDVDFDSDRREEVIQHVYETYGRENAAQVANVIQYRPKNAIRDTAKALGHPPGQQDAWSKQVERWGASLTSAGDHDIPAPVTELAQEMLGLPRHLGIHSGGMVLTDRPVGEVVPIEHARMERRTVIQWDKDDAAWMGLVKFDLLGLGMLAALQHCFDLVEEHTGEHWTLQSMPKEEPAVYDMLCRADSIGVFQVESRAQMGLLPRLQPRRFYDLVVQIALVRPGPIQGGAVHPFVRRKLGQEPVTYLHPKLVEPLERTLGVPVFQEQLMQMAVAIGNCSGEDADQLRRAMGSKRGLEKIERLRETLYTGMAANGLTGEVADEIYQKIQAFANFGFAESHSLSFALLVYASSWLKLHYPAVFLAGLLRSQPMGFYSPSTLTADARRHGVVVRRPDLLRSGAEAGLEPLDLAAPPGARPPSGLTACVEPRQPEDPGYDPDAPVRDAEHRRDGEHAVRLGLAGVRTIGAALAERLVAERTERGPWQSMEDLVRRTGLTTPQLEALAAAGAFDGMGLGRREAMWRAGSAALDRVEFLAGSVTSIQPPLFPDPSAYETLAADLWTTGISTEDHPMAHFRAGLDERGVLAHGVLRDTESGRRIEVAGVVTHRQRPATASGITFLNLEDETGLTNVIISVGVWGRYRRVVRDSPALIVRGILERSSEGVVNLVADRVEALGVGVSHRSRDFQ
- a CDS encoding DEAD/DEAH box helicase, whose amino-acid sequence is MSSPDPTAHPHGSAAAEQLSPSFPDRAAWGTVSKLRAWQEEAIEAYFREQPRDFLVSATPGAGKTTFALRLASILLQNDIVDRVTVVAPTEHLKVQWADAAHRAGIRLDPRFTNRHGQEARHYQGVVVTYAQVAVRASVHRRLTESARSLVILDEVHHGGDALSWGDAVREAFEPAVRRLSLSGTPFRSDTAPIPFVRYERDRRGIRLSQADYSYGYGHALKDGVVRPVMFLSYAGSMRWRTRQGEEMEATLGQGDTKDVTSQAWRAALDPEGEWVSAVLRAADRRLSEVRQSIPDAGGLVIATDQTVARAYADILAQITGRRPVVVLSDEAEASARIDAFSTSDERWMVAVRMVSEGVDVPRLCVGVYATSASTPLFFAQAIGRFVRARRRGETASVFLPSVPVLLGLAAELERERDHALDRESSGEDGLLDDSMLDAANREEQASDALVDEFEWKALGSVATFEKVVYDGHEFGQLAEPGTDEEWDFIGLPGILEPEQVSDLLRQRQSRQSRRAEERRRRDPGAVDVAEQSSPAALHRTLSEQRKLLNSLVSIEARGSGRTHGQVHAEVRRVCGGPEVARATVTQLQARIDHLRRGLHGH
- a CDS encoding GlsB/YeaQ/YmgE family stress response membrane protein, producing the protein MGILAWIVLGLIAGAIAKLILPGKQPGGIIVTIIIGIVGGLLGGWLGSLLFNEPVDGLNLGSILLAVGGAIIVLLVYGAITGRRGSRA
- a CDS encoding SGNH/GDSL hydrolase family protein; the protein is MQQSHPWSRYVAIGDSFTEGIGDPEPRSPGGHRGWADRVAEVLGSGTEDFAYANLAIRGRLLQQILDEQVDAALELRPDLITISAGGNDIIRPGTDPDEVAERLGRGLARLGRDGATVVVFNGPDIGGTPVLGRIRGKVAIYNENVRAVAARHDAVVADMWALRELADSRMWAPDRLHFSPVGHQAIARMVLAALNVPNDLEAFEAEPLPPRPWREARSEDIGWAREYLVPWVLRRVRHQSSGDGILPKRPEPGVVRRGEGAGS
- a CDS encoding DNA polymerase IV, coding for MSKQDGRGRQVSVTAPHGEAGATILHVDMDAFYASVELLERPELRGRPVIVGHRSSRSVVTAATYEARRFGVNSAMPMALALRRCPQAVVLEPHFDRYQAASRRVMELLGEVTPALEPLSIDEAFLDVAGARRLLGGPFAIGTRIRERVHAETGLDCSVGAAATKFVAKLASSRSKPDGLLVVPPADTVAFLHPLPVSALWGVGGRTEEQLSRLGLRTIGDLAETPVETLRSVIGDAGAARLHELAWGRDPRSVETSREEKSIGHETTFEHDVVDREQLHRELLRLADGVGARLRRAGVTARTVVLKLRFEDFTTVTRSRTLAEPTDLGRRLAEEARSLYDQAAQGGRPVRLIGVRAEQLGGEVAALGLWDEDEQWRESEQLVDQVAARFGAAAVQPASLIGRGSRRRMPIQ
- a CDS encoding D-alanyl-D-alanine carboxypeptidase family protein; amino-acid sequence: MPLTRRQIYRRRRAAVFGTLAAVLATAIYLPLTLLAPLDAATAVVAEQPSATQAAAELDFPGYGASAIGALDIPGVLAQDGQEKALPIASITKVVTALVALDAKPLGVDEAGPSIEMTAADAALYDRYLAQNGSVVPVAAGLAFTQRELLELTLVKSANNYAGSLAIWSTGSLEAFRSAAAAWLAEHGLENTVVVEPTGLSADNRARASDLVELGRIALRDPVVREIVGTSRLEMHDLGQLRNTNALLGDLGVDGIKTGTLGTAANLLFSSTFAVGEEEVTVVGVVLGGPGPDHGELNRGILALLKTAQAGFREVVVAEPGQVFASYRTEWGQRADAVAAEEARIVTWSDSPVTTLVDASPLAVTARGAEVGSVIATAGDRQVEVALELSRAITDPGASWRLTNPVALLD
- a CDS encoding MSMEG_6728 family protein, translating into MQTFLPYPSFAQSAAVLDPRRLGKQRVEALQLLRANTVPGYGWRHHPAARMWSGFLPALTAYGLAMTDAWTALGHADSTRSTILEFAPEVDGAPQDSLELPPWLGDEALHRSHRSNLVRKDPEFYRPRFGEVPDDLPYVWPVTGSPGSGG